The following coding sequences lie in one Wolbachia endosymbiont strain TRS of Brugia malayi genomic window:
- the ruvB gene encoding Holliday junction branch migration DNA helicase RuvB codes for MRSISCSKEYAEDVRNLNIRPEQLDDFFGQKDLIQNLKVFINAAKTRTEALDHVLLHGPPGLGKTTLAQIISKELRVSFRATSGPLLNKAGDLAAVLTTLNAKDVLFIDEIHRLNRSIEEVLYTAMEDFCLDLLVGEGPSTRTLRIDLPPFTLVGATTRLGLLSAPLRDRFGIPLRLEFYSFEELVDIIKRGTKVFSAEIEEDAIQEIACRARGTPRIALRLLRRIRDFVEVKDNKKITHKIADSALSKLGIDKMGLNKLDVDYLRFLFNTSGSVGIDTISIALSEDSGNIEETVEPYLVKISFVKRTPRGRVLTDQGKEYLSLQY; via the coding sequence ATGAGATCGATATCATGCAGTAAAGAATATGCTGAAGATGTACGTAATTTAAACATTAGACCTGAGCAACTTGATGATTTTTTCGGGCAAAAAGACTTAATACAAAATCTAAAAGTGTTTATAAACGCTGCGAAGACGAGAACTGAAGCTTTAGATCATGTTTTACTGCATGGTCCTCCAGGACTTGGCAAAACAACTTTAGCGCAAATTATCTCTAAAGAGTTAAGGGTTAGCTTCCGCGCAACTTCTGGTCCACTATTAAATAAAGCTGGAGATTTAGCTGCAGTGCTCACTACTTTAAATGCAAAAGATGTCTTATTCATTGACGAAATCCACAGATTAAATCGCAGCATTGAAGAAGTTTTATATACTGCTATGGAAGATTTTTGCCTAGACCTATTAGTAGGTGAAGGTCCATCTACCCGTACTTTAAGGATAGATCTACCACCATTTACGTTGGTCGGTGCAACAACACGACTTGGACTACTTTCTGCACCGCTGAGGGATCGTTTTGGTATTCCTTTGCGTCTTGAGTTTTATTCTTTTGAGGAGCTGGTTGACATTATAAAGAGAGGTACAAAAGTTTTTTCTGCAGAAATCGAAGAGGATGCCATACAGGAAATTGCCTGCCGTGCACGTGGCACTCCAAGAATTGCTTTGAGGTTGCTTAGAAGAATAAGGGACTTTGTTGAAGTGAAAGATAATAAAAAAATTACTCACAAAATTGCTGACTCTGCGCTGTCAAAATTGGGCATAGATAAAATGGGATTAAATAAATTAGATGTGGACTATCTAAGATTTTTATTCAATACTTCAGGATCTGTTGGAATTGATACCATATCTATTGCGCTATCTGAGGACTCTGGCAATATTGAGGAAACAGTAGAACCTTATTTAGTCAAAATTAGCTTTGTAAAGCGCACACCAAGAGGACGTGTTTTAACTGATCAGGGGAAAGAATATTTGAGCCTTCAATATTAA
- the rsfS gene encoding ribosome silencing factor, whose translation MANVSSDTELIKSTIMSIIDQNKGRDIVTFDVQNKTIIAKYMIIASGDSSRHVKALAEHVMKSLKQYYKMDVEGMDEGNWVILNFQGIMVHIFRPEVREYYKIEELWN comes from the coding sequence ATGGCTAATGTATCCAGTGATACAGAATTGATAAAAAGCACAATTATGAGTATAATAGATCAAAATAAAGGTCGTGATATAGTCACTTTTGATGTGCAGAATAAAACCATTATTGCAAAATATATGATTATTGCATCTGGTGATTCAAGCCGACATGTGAAGGCATTAGCTGAACACGTAATGAAAAGTCTCAAGCAATATTATAAAATGGATGTGGAAGGTATGGATGAAGGTAATTGGGTGATTTTGAATTTTCAAGGCATAATGGTTCACATATTCAGGCCAGAAGTAAGGGAGTATTATAAAATAGAAGAACTATGGAATTAA
- the tyrS gene encoding tyrosine--tRNA ligase, whose translation MKHKSEFLNFIQERGYLCQCTNIEGLDQLLLQNNYVVAYIGFDCTASSLHVGSLIQIMMLRHLQKFGYKPIVLLGGSTTKIGDPSGKDKARSVLPIEDINQNISGIKKALKKMVYFNDGKAGAIIVNNADWLDSIKYIDFLRDIGAHFSVNRMLSFDSAKTRLDREQNLSFLEFNYMLLQAYDFAELNKKYGCRLQIGGSDQWGNIVNGIELGKKLNLPELFGLTTPLLLSAQGKKMGKTESGTVWLDGDMLKPYDYWQYFRNIDDQDIGRFLRFFTDLPIDEIKKLESLKNQEINEAKKALATEVTKICHGDKEAELAQSSAVSVFENGDSSLLPDYTITKKQVANGISLIDLLHDIGLEPSKGAAKRLIQGNGCKVNDYTINDINYIINSKSFKDQSFIKLSAGKKRHIKVMVS comes from the coding sequence GTGAAACACAAGTCTGAATTTTTAAATTTCATTCAGGAAAGAGGATACCTATGTCAGTGTACAAACATTGAAGGGTTAGACCAACTACTATTGCAGAATAACTACGTAGTTGCATATATTGGGTTTGATTGTACAGCATCAAGTCTTCATGTTGGTAGCTTAATCCAGATTATGATGCTTCGTCACCTGCAGAAATTTGGTTATAAGCCAATAGTTTTACTTGGAGGTAGCACAACAAAGATTGGCGATCCATCTGGTAAAGACAAAGCAAGAAGTGTTTTGCCTATTGAAGATATCAACCAAAATATATCTGGTATAAAAAAAGCACTTAAGAAAATGGTATACTTTAATGATGGAAAGGCTGGTGCAATTATAGTAAATAACGCAGATTGGCTAGATAGTATAAAATACATAGATTTTTTGCGTGATATAGGGGCGCATTTTTCTGTAAATCGCATGCTAAGTTTCGATAGTGCAAAAACTAGACTTGATAGAGAACAAAATCTAAGCTTTCTGGAATTTAATTACATGCTATTGCAGGCTTACGATTTTGCTGAATTGAACAAAAAGTATGGCTGCCGTTTGCAGATAGGAGGATCGGACCAGTGGGGAAATATAGTAAACGGAATTGAACTTGGCAAAAAGTTGAATTTACCCGAGTTGTTTGGTCTTACTACGCCTCTTTTGTTGAGTGCTCAAGGAAAAAAAATGGGCAAAACTGAAAGTGGAACTGTGTGGCTTGATGGTGATATGCTAAAGCCTTATGACTACTGGCAGTACTTTCGCAATATCGATGACCAAGACATTGGGCGTTTTTTGAGATTTTTCACTGATTTGCCAATTGATGAAATTAAAAAACTGGAATCTTTAAAGAATCAAGAAATAAACGAAGCAAAAAAAGCTTTGGCAACAGAGGTAACAAAAATATGTCATGGTGATAAAGAAGCAGAACTTGCACAATCTTCTGCAGTCTCCGTTTTTGAAAATGGAGACAGCTCACTACTTCCTGATTACACTATAACAAAAAAACAAGTTGCAAATGGTATATCCTTAATAGACCTACTGCACGATATAGGTCTTGAACCTTCAAAAGGCGCTGCAAAGCGTTTAATACAGGGCAATGGATGCAAAGTTAATGATTATACTATAAATGATATCAATTACATAATAAATTCTAAAAGCTTTAAAGATCAGTCATTTATAAAACTGTCTGCAGGGAAAAAACGCCACATAAAAGTTATGGTGAGTTAG
- the ruvA gene encoding Holliday junction branch migration protein RuvA produces MIGNLSGTVDEVYGDHIILNVNDVGYIIYLSAKALNVCYIGSKIKLLIETCANNRENTTQLYGFINKEEQSCLRLLVKVSGVSYKTAMSILSKLTPEQLFLAIMNEDKIALKISGLGPKLINRIITELSGKVSKLETNNNNFYPINEDAVSALINLGYEKTKVYDTIKKYKPNLDTKDIIRTALKELSNYEIDIMQ; encoded by the coding sequence ATGATAGGAAATTTAAGCGGGACAGTAGATGAAGTTTACGGCGATCACATAATCCTGAATGTAAATGATGTTGGCTATATAATATACCTTTCAGCCAAAGCTTTAAATGTATGTTATATAGGAAGTAAAATCAAGTTACTTATCGAAACTTGTGCAAACAACAGAGAAAACACCACGCAGCTATATGGTTTTATAAATAAGGAAGAACAATCATGCTTGCGTTTGCTTGTTAAGGTGAGCGGCGTTAGCTATAAAACTGCAATGTCGATCCTGAGCAAATTAACCCCAGAACAGCTATTTTTAGCAATTATGAATGAAGATAAAATAGCACTCAAGATAAGCGGGCTTGGTCCAAAACTCATAAATCGAATTATCACTGAATTGAGTGGCAAAGTGAGCAAATTAGAAACAAATAACAACAATTTCTATCCAATTAACGAGGATGCCGTTTCAGCATTGATCAATCTTGGATATGAAAAAACGAAAGTTTATGATACCATAAAAAAGTACAAACCGAATCTGGATACTAAGGATATTATTCGCACAGCGCTTAAGGAGCTTTCAAATTATGAGATCGATATCATGCAGTAA
- the rhuM gene encoding RhuM family protein codes for MEKYPGGEILKSDANIAKSYLTEAELSKLNHIVSIYLDYAELQVRRQRLV; via the coding sequence ATGGAGAAATATCCAGGTGGCGAGATTTTAAAGAGTGACGCAAACATTGCAAAAAGTTATTTGACTGAAGCAGAATTAAGTAAATTAAATCATATTGTTTCAATATATTTGGACTATGCTGAGCTCCAGGTGAGAAGACAGCGCTTAGTGTGA
- a CDS encoding NADH-quinone oxidoreductase subunit C: MDKTAKYIQKKTKCEFIQQGDGTIVIYSTLDNIEDHLLFLRDDEKCRFELLVDIFGVDYPDREKRFELIYNLLSIVHNIRVHIKLQLYEDDMPPSVVRIFNTASWFEREVFDMYGIEFSNHPDLRRILTDYGFKGHPMLKDFPLTGYEEVRYDIEAKKVVYNPIDLPQDFRMFDSLSPWEGETAKANTKE, translated from the coding sequence ATGGATAAAACTGCAAAGTACATACAAAAAAAGACCAAATGTGAATTTATTCAGCAAGGTGATGGTACTATTGTAATATATTCAACTTTAGATAATATTGAGGATCACTTACTCTTTCTACGCGATGATGAAAAATGTAGGTTTGAATTATTAGTTGATATTTTTGGGGTTGATTATCCAGATAGGGAGAAACGTTTTGAGCTAATATATAATTTGCTCAGCATTGTGCATAATATTAGGGTACATATAAAACTTCAATTATATGAAGATGATATGCCTCCAAGCGTAGTAAGGATATTTAACACAGCTTCGTGGTTTGAGCGCGAAGTTTTTGATATGTATGGAATAGAATTCTCTAATCATCCTGATTTGCGTAGGATTCTAACGGATTATGGATTCAAAGGTCATCCAATGTTAAAAGATTTTCCTCTTACTGGTTACGAAGAAGTTAGATATGACATAGAGGCAAAAAAGGTTGTGTATAATCCTATAGATTTACCGCAAGATTTTCGTATGTTTGACAGCCTATCCCCTTGGGAAGGTGAAACCGCAAAAGCAAATACAAAGGAGTAG
- a CDS encoding NuoB/complex I 20 kDa subunit family protein, translating into MIGQVLSNDDWNRYKKEGFLVTKFGSLIDYVINWARSGSLWPMTFGLACCAVEMMHTASSRYDLDRYGIMFRASPRQADVMIVAGTLTNKMAAALRKVYDQMADPKYVVSMGSCANGGGYYHYSYSVVRGCDRIVPVDIYVPGCPPTAEALLYGMLCLQNKIKRTQNI; encoded by the coding sequence ATGATAGGTCAAGTTCTATCTAACGATGACTGGAATCGTTATAAGAAAGAAGGGTTTCTTGTTACTAAATTCGGTAGTTTAATAGATTATGTAATCAATTGGGCAAGATCTGGCTCATTATGGCCAATGACATTTGGTCTTGCATGTTGTGCAGTAGAAATGATGCACACTGCATCCAGTCGTTATGATCTTGATAGATATGGTATAATGTTTCGTGCGAGTCCAAGACAGGCGGATGTTATGATTGTTGCTGGTACACTAACCAACAAAATGGCAGCAGCCTTGCGTAAGGTTTATGACCAAATGGCAGACCCCAAGTACGTTGTTTCTATGGGAAGTTGTGCAAATGGCGGTGGTTATTATCATTACTCCTACTCGGTAGTTCGTGGTTGTGATAGAATTGTACCAGTTGATATATATGTTCCTGGATGCCCGCCAACTGCAGAGGCATTGCTATATGGAATGCTGTGCCTACAAAATAAAATAAAAAGAACTCAGAATATATAG
- a CDS encoding DNA-3-methyladenine glycosylase, whose translation MNNEILPRNFYERPTLVVAGELLGKILKFSNFSGVITEVEAYIGMDDPACHAARGYTDRTSVMFGIPGFSYVYFIYGMYYCLNIVTETEGFPAAVLIRGLKLIEPLKANLSGPGILCKRLNITREHNKLDLTISHEFCVYESHINLDYVCTPRIGISKGKEKFWRFKIF comes from the coding sequence ATGAACAATGAAATACTACCAAGAAACTTCTACGAACGGCCAACTTTGGTTGTAGCTGGGGAGTTGTTAGGAAAAATACTAAAATTTTCCAATTTCAGTGGAGTGATAACTGAAGTTGAAGCATATATAGGAATGGATGACCCAGCTTGTCATGCAGCACGAGGTTATACTGATCGAACCTCAGTAATGTTTGGTATACCGGGGTTTTCATATGTGTACTTTATATATGGGATGTACTATTGCTTAAACATTGTAACAGAAACAGAAGGGTTCCCAGCAGCAGTTCTAATACGAGGGTTAAAGCTTATTGAACCGCTTAAAGCAAATTTAAGCGGGCCGGGAATATTGTGCAAAAGATTGAATATTACAAGAGAACATAACAAACTAGATCTCACTATAAGCCACGAGTTTTGTGTTTACGAATCCCACATCAACCTGGATTATGTTTGCACTCCAAGAATTGGGATCAGTAAAGGCAAAGAAAAGTTTTGGCGGTTTAAAATTTTCTAA
- the rhuM gene encoding RhuM family protein, whose amino-acid sequence MHKTTGKIVESEILLYTTPDGDIKSTFCTRMRAFSSRKKNSRVVSILEITASDCKKYPTQFYNLDAILAVGYRVSSQKATAFRVWAQNSKGVHHQMVCIG is encoded by the coding sequence ATGCATAAAACAACTGGAAAGATAGTAGAAAGCGAAATCCTATTATATACAACTCCAGATGGAGATATAAAATCAACCTTTTGTACCAGGATGAGAGCATTCAGCTCACGCAAAAAAAATAGCAGAGTTGTTTCCATTTTGGAAATAACTGCTTCTGATTGTAAGAAGTATCCTACACAATTTTATAACCTAGATGCAATTTTAGCTGTTGGTTATAGAGTAAGTTCTCAAAAGGCAACCGCATTTAGGGTGTGGGCACAAAATTCTAAAGGAGTTCATCATCAAATGGTTTGCATTGGATAA
- a CDS encoding TatD family hydrolase produces MIVDSHCHLIYFSDDEIPEVISRAEQNGVKILHNICVNADDVPKLLKIASSYNQVYSSIGIHPLDASVENGKCMHADELVELIKNQKVVSIGETGLDFYKSNNKSNQKKSFASHIEAARITGLPLVIHTRGVDSEVIDMLKSEMKNGPFNGVMHCFTSSKELAHQSIDLGLYISFSGIITFKNASLLRRIAQDVPRERVLVETDAPYLSPEPHRGKKNEPAMVKYVVDCLAELWSASPDKVAEVTTNNFFRLFTKLKLKEIL; encoded by the coding sequence GTGATAGTAGATTCTCATTGCCATTTGATTTATTTCTCTGATGATGAAATACCGGAAGTGATTTCAAGAGCAGAGCAAAATGGTGTAAAAATTTTACATAACATATGCGTAAACGCTGATGATGTTCCTAAATTATTGAAAATTGCTTCATCCTATAATCAAGTCTATTCCTCTATTGGTATACACCCACTTGATGCTTCTGTAGAGAACGGCAAGTGTATGCATGCTGATGAATTGGTTGAACTCATTAAGAATCAAAAGGTAGTTAGTATAGGCGAAACCGGGTTAGATTTTTATAAATCTAATAATAAAAGCAATCAGAAAAAAAGTTTTGCATCACACATAGAAGCAGCAAGAATAACAGGGTTGCCTTTAGTCATCCACACTAGAGGTGTTGACAGTGAAGTGATCGATATGCTAAAGTCAGAAATGAAAAATGGCCCTTTTAATGGAGTAATGCATTGTTTTACTTCCTCTAAGGAGCTTGCTCATCAATCTATAGATTTAGGGTTATACATTTCATTTTCTGGAATTATTACTTTTAAAAATGCAAGCTTACTCAGAAGAATTGCACAAGATGTACCACGTGAGCGTGTTTTAGTTGAAACTGATGCACCGTATCTATCACCTGAACCTCACAGAGGAAAAAAGAACGAGCCAGCAATGGTAAAATATGTTGTAGATTGTCTAGCGGAATTGTGGAGTGCATCACCAGATAAGGTAGCAGAAGTAACCACAAACAACTTTTTCAGGCTGTTTACAAAACTTAAGCTTAAAGAAATCCTATAA
- a CDS encoding RNA pyrophosphohydrolase produces MVEQKDKYRPCVGIMLFNKQGHVFIGKRFDSDSYWQMPQGGIDDGEKLEQAALRELLEEVGTDKAKIIAKNKDWIYYNLPEEVIPTCWNGRYSGQKQRWFLMKFYGEGKDININYTDHPEFKEWRWQSVDNLVAGAIPFKKEVYKTVIEEFSSQIKVSIIK; encoded by the coding sequence GTGGTTGAGCAGAAAGATAAATATCGTCCTTGCGTTGGCATAATGCTATTTAACAAACAAGGACATGTGTTCATTGGAAAACGCTTTGATAGCGACTCTTACTGGCAGATGCCACAAGGGGGAATTGATGATGGTGAAAAGCTAGAGCAAGCAGCACTACGTGAATTGCTAGAGGAAGTTGGTACTGATAAAGCAAAGATTATAGCTAAAAATAAGGATTGGATATATTATAACTTACCTGAGGAAGTTATACCAACATGCTGGAATGGAAGATATTCTGGCCAAAAGCAAAGGTGGTTCTTAATGAAATTTTATGGAGAAGGTAAGGATATTAATATCAACTATACTGATCATCCAGAATTCAAGGAGTGGCGTTGGCAGAGTGTAGATAATTTGGTAGCAGGTGCCATACCATTTAAAAAGGAAGTTTATAAAACAGTGATAGAAGAGTTTTCTTCTCAAATCAAAGTCTCTATTATTAAGTAA
- the mdh gene encoding malate dehydrogenase, with product MTVQRKKISLIGAGNIGGALAHMVTLRELGDVVLFDVNDGIPQGKALDIAESSPIGGFSVNIIGTNRYGDIKNSDAIIITAGIARKPGMSRDDLLQTNAKVMKEVGENIRKYSPNAFVIVVTNPLDAMVSVVHKFSNLPANMIVGMAGVLDSSRFRYFLARELNISVEDVSAFVLGGHGDTMVPLIRCASIAGIPLTQIIDMGLITQEKVDEIVKRTRNGGKEIIDLLKSGSAYYAPASSSIYMLESYLRDEKRILPCATYLNGEYGVKDLFIGVPVIIGKNGIEKVLEVKMDDSEQEMFNKSVNAVKELVKSLSL from the coding sequence ATGACAGTACAAAGAAAAAAAATATCTTTGATTGGTGCAGGAAATATCGGTGGGGCTCTCGCACATATGGTTACATTAAGAGAGCTTGGTGATGTTGTTTTGTTTGACGTTAACGATGGAATACCACAAGGTAAAGCACTCGATATAGCAGAATCATCCCCTATTGGTGGGTTTAGTGTTAATATTATTGGCACAAATAGGTATGGAGATATAAAAAACTCTGATGCAATTATAATAACCGCTGGCATTGCGAGAAAACCGGGAATGAGCAGAGATGATCTCCTTCAAACTAATGCTAAAGTAATGAAGGAGGTTGGAGAAAATATTAGAAAATATTCTCCAAATGCGTTTGTGATAGTGGTTACCAATCCTTTAGATGCCATGGTTTCAGTAGTGCATAAGTTTTCAAACCTCCCAGCCAATATGATTGTTGGAATGGCTGGAGTGCTTGATTCTTCCCGCTTTCGTTATTTTCTTGCAAGAGAACTCAATATTTCTGTTGAGGATGTATCTGCTTTTGTGCTTGGAGGACATGGTGACACTATGGTGCCGCTGATTCGTTGTGCTTCCATCGCTGGCATTCCACTTACCCAAATCATTGATATGGGTCTCATCACACAGGAAAAAGTTGATGAAATAGTCAAGCGCACTCGTAATGGCGGTAAAGAAATAATTGATTTACTTAAGTCTGGGTCTGCATACTATGCTCCTGCATCTTCTAGTATATATATGTTGGAATCATATTTACGTGATGAAAAGCGTATATTACCGTGCGCTACTTATCTTAATGGTGAATATGGTGTAAAAGATTTGTTCATTGGTGTCCCTGTAATTATTGGTAAAAACGGAATTGAAAAGGTTCTGGAGGTTAAAATGGATGATAGTGAACAAGAAATGTTCAACAAATCCGTAAATGCAGTAAAAGAATTGGTGAAATCTTTAAGCTTATAA
- the ndhC gene encoding NADH-quinone oxidoreductase subunit A, with translation MSEYLAIAIFICVSIILSLALGVLPMFLAISKPDSEKLSTYECGFNPLSRARKNFDIKFYLVSILFMIFDLEIAFLFPWAISLSKISYCGFWSMMVFLAILTVGFIYEWCKGALEWE, from the coding sequence TGCGTATCAATTATACTATCTCTTGCTTTGGGTGTATTGCCTATGTTTCTTGCAATAAGCAAACCAGATAGTGAAAAACTTTCTACATATGAGTGCGGTTTTAACCCTTTATCAAGAGCAAGAAAAAATTTTGACATTAAGTTTTATTTAGTTTCAATATTATTTATGATATTTGACTTAGAAATTGCTTTTCTTTTTCCTTGGGCTATTTCTTTATCTAAAATAAGCTATTGTGGATTTTGGTCTATGATGGTATTTCTTGCAATACTTACTGTAGGCTTTATCTATGAGTGGTGTAAAGGTGCATTAGAATGGGAATAA
- a CDS encoding SWIM zinc finger family protein has product MVHIVSVSNFDVKLKVVGSGVYKVTLRHDGNSLDGECFCPAFDFGPCKHIAATDFALIQYNY; this is encoded by the coding sequence ATGGTACATATTGTATCTGTTAGCAATTTTGACGTTAAGTTAAAAGTTGTTGGCTCAGGAGTATATAAAGTAACACTAAGGCATGATGGCAACTCTCTTGATGGAGAATGTTTTTGTCCAGCATTCGATTTTGGCCCATGCAAGCACATAGCTGCAACAGACTTCGCTTTGATTCAATATAATTATTAA